The Candidatus Delongbacteria bacterium genomic sequence TCAAAAGTTTGTACCATAGAGAATTCTCTACCTGCTTTTTCAATTATAGTAATAGTATCATTCTCTGCATATCCCGTAAAATCACCACCAATAAAATATGCAAATCCATTATCGTCAATATTTAATAAATCTCTTCCAAAAGAAGAATGATTATAACTACCTCCAAGAATAGACATTAAAGTTGGAAGTATGTCAGTTTGAGATCCTGTCTTATAGGATTTATAACCACTTGAGAACAGGGAGTCATTTGGACAATGAATAAGAAAAGGAATTTTAAATCTATTGTAATCAAAAAGATCGTATGGTACTGTCTTCCTTCCATGATCTGAAGTTATAATAAAAACTGTATTTTTATAATATTCTCTCTTTTTAATATCTTCAAAAAATCGCCCTAGATAATAATCAGAATAAATATTACAATTTATACCTTTCCAGTCTTTGGAATCATTTTCATTATAAATATTAAATCTCTCATCTGGAAGATCAAAAGGTTCATGAGTCGACAAGGTGTAAATTTCAGCAAAAAAGGGTTCCTTCATTTGATCTAGAAGTTTGATAGATTTGTCAAATAGAACACTATCTGGAACACCCCACTTACCAAAATCATCTTTTCTTTCAAAATCGAACCTATCATAGAACTTGTCAATTCCATTTACTCTTAAAAACCCTTGCATATTATCAAAATCTGAATCTCCGCCATAAACGAAAATCGAAGAATACCCTCTCTCTTTAAAAATACTTGATAATGAATAAAAAGGCTTTTGAGCCTCCATTCTTTTTATAACACTGTTTCCAGATTGAGGAACAAACCCTGTATTTGTAGCCAGAATGCCTTTTCCTGATCGATATGCAGAGGAATAAAAATTCAAAAAGTTATAAGATTCTTTTGAGAGCTCATCAAAATATGGAGTAATCCCCTTCATTCCTCCATATTCTCCGATATATTGATTCATCCAGCTTTCCAGAAGAATAAAAACAACATTATATTTCTTAACCTCTTTGGAATCAATATATTCTCTAATCAATGTTGAATCTTGAATAAATGTTTCATTATCTACCCTATACAATTCTCTTAATTCTGAAATCTGTTTTTGATTGATAGATTTGTAGTTTCTTTTTTTGTCTTTCAAATACTGATCAATTGATTTAGCAAAGTAAAAAATTGAATTATGGGAGGTTTGATTTAGAAATTGATCATCACTGTAATAAGCAGCACCCCAATTTAGTGTCGACTGATCCAATCCTCCTCTTGCTCCTATTACAAAAACTCCCGATAAAAGTAAAAACATCACTAGATAAAGGATTTTTTCTTTGTAAACAAAATCATCCAGATAATTTCTTTTAAGCAATTTATAATAAAATAAGGGTATCGTAAAAATAATCACAGTAAAGAAATAGGAGTAAAAAGATGTAAAAACAGTTGTGTAAACCTCTATATCAAAAAGATACTCCAAATCTTTCATACTGAAATGATTGGAAAAAAATTTAAAATATACAATATCGGAAAACAGAATTATCATAAATAACTGAAACAATACTAAATTAAAATATACTGCTATTTTTTTTAATGGAAGTTTAAGAACTATCATAATTTCAAATACTGACAACAAAATACCATAATATGAGACTATGGAAATATCAAATTTCAGACCATTAAATGCAGAAGAAAGATACTTAATCAGATTAACTTCATCATCAACATTAAACAGATAAAAAAGTAACCTTGATAATTGGAATATGACTAGTAAAAATAAAAGATTGTACAAAATCTTGAAAACTCTGTTTTTGTTCAATTAAATCTCCTTTTCCAGAAGGAAGGTTACAGGTCCATCATTAACTAAAGAGACTTGCATTTCAGCACCAAAAACTCCAGTTCCAATTTTAAGACCACTCCTTTTAAAATACTCTACTGTCTTATCAAAAAGTTCCGAAGCCTTTTCTGGTTTCATTGAATTTTCAAAGCCTGGTCTTCTGCCTCTTGATGTGTCACCATACAATGTAAATTGAGAAACAAGCATTATTTCCCCTTGTTTGTCCATTACAGATAGATTCATCTTTCCATTGTCATCTTCAAAAATTCTTAGGTTCAATACTTTATTTACGAGAAAATCTATAGTATTTAAGTTATCGCTATGTGTAAACCCAATAAAAAGCAGAAGACCTCTTTCTGTTGAGCTATAAGTTCTATCGTCAATCTTAACTTCTGATTTTATTACCCGCTGTAGTAGAATTTTCAAATTTCCTCCTTTTTTTTCTTTCAAACCAATTTGAAATTAATATATTATATAATTGAGACCAAACAAATTTATAACAAAAAAAGGCATTATGTCATGAGTGACTTCGATAAGCTTTTCAGTGACAGTGATCATGAAAGTGAAGAGATATTAAGTGATCAGCACTGGAAACTACTAATTGCTGATGACGATAGAGAAGTACACGATGTTACAAAACTTGTATTATCTGATCTGGTATTCGATAATAAAAAACTGTCTATGTTCGATACTTATTCTGGTCAATCTACTATTGAATTTTTAAAATCTAATAAAGATACAGCTATAGTACTTTTAGACGTTGTAATGGAAACTGATGAAGAAGGTTTGAGGGTTGTTAAAGAGATAAGAGATAAACTAAAAAACAGCTCCGTTAGAATTATTTTAAGAACCGGTCAACCTGGGATGGCACCCGAAAGAAAAGTTATTCATGACTATGACATAAATGATTATCGGGAAAAAAATGATCTTTCATCGCAAAAATTGTACACTTCAGTTCTATCAGCTTTAAGAGCTTACCGAGATATTTGTCAGATTTTGGATCTAAACGAAAATCTTGAAAAGAAAGTTAAAGAAAAAACTAAAGAGTTGGTAAGAAAAAATGAAGAGTTGAATCTTTTAAACGAAGGTTTGAAAGCCATGCAGGCTCAATTGATCCTTCAGGAAAGAATTGCATCTGTGGGAAATTTAGCGGCTGGAATAGCTCATGAGATAAACAACCCTTTGGCATATATCAAAAGCAATATAACAATGATTGAAGACTATGTTAAAGAGATAAAATCCTTTATAAATAAACATATCATAACAAAAGATAACAATTCGGATGAAATCAATAGTATTCTTGATGACATGGAAGAGATGCGATGGGAATCGATGGAAGGGATTGAAAAAGTTTCAGAAATAATTAGGAGTTTAAGAGAATATTCAAAGGTTGATTCTATAAACGAAAAAGAGGCTTACAATATAAATAGTTCCGTTGACTCTATATTGAGAATAGCAGCTCACTATTTAAAAAATTTTGAGATTCGAAAAAATTTCACTAGAGAGATCAACATTATTTACGTTGAAGGAGGAAAGGTAAATCAATCAATTTTAAATATAATTATGAATTCTATACAAGCTTCTGAAACCAGTAAGGAAAAAATAATAACAATAAATACTGGTAATTTAGAAAATGGGATATTTTTGGAGATAATTGACAAGGGCACTGGTATTTCTGAAGATATTAGAGGAAGAATTTTTGATCCTTTTTTTACAACTAAACCGGTTGGCAAAGCAAAGGGTCTTGGTCTAAATATTGCCTACGAAACTATAGTTAACAGACACAATGGTATGATTAAAGTATTTTCTGATCCGTTTTACGGAACAAAAATTAGAATTGAACTTCCCGCATAGGAGAAGCCATGAGTAAAACTGTTCTTTTCATTGATGATGATGAAAATATACTTAAATCATTACGCAGAACCGTTTTAAAATCTGACTTTACATCTATCTTTTGCAATAATACAGACAAGATAAAAGAATTTATTGAAAAGAATGATATTGAAATTGCAGTTGTTGATTTTTCTATGCCTAAAATGTCAGGAATTGAGGTTCTCAGGCATATCAGAGACCATAATCCTGAAATT encodes the following:
- a CDS encoding sulfatase-like hydrolase/transferase, yielding MNKNRVFKILYNLLFLLVIFQLSRLLFYLFNVDDEVNLIKYLSSAFNGLKFDISIVSYYGILLSVFEIMIVLKLPLKKIAVYFNLVLFQLFMIILFSDIVYFKFFSNHFSMKDLEYLFDIEVYTTVFTSFYSYFFTVIIFTIPLFYYKLLKRNYLDDFVYKEKILYLVMFLLLSGVFVIGARGGLDQSTLNWGAAYYSDDQFLNQTSHNSIFYFAKSIDQYLKDKKRNYKSINQKQISELRELYRVDNETFIQDSTLIREYIDSKEVKKYNVVFILLESWMNQYIGEYGGMKGITPYFDELSKESYNFLNFYSSAYRSGKGILATNTGFVPQSGNSVIKRMEAQKPFYSLSSIFKERGYSSIFVYGGDSDFDNMQGFLRVNGIDKFYDRFDFERKDDFGKWGVPDSVLFDKSIKLLDQMKEPFFAEIYTLSTHEPFDLPDERFNIYNENDSKDWKGINCNIYSDYYLGRFFEDIKKREYYKNTVFIITSDHGRKTVPYDLFDYNRFKIPFLIHCPNDSLFSSGYKSYKTGSQTDILPTLMSILGGSYNHSSFGRDLLNIDDNGFAYFIGGDFTGYAENDTITIIEKAGREFSMVQTFDKLEKIEVTNKLALDKIKLIKNGSSFLIDSKKFSNIEKY
- a CDS encoding D-tyrosyl-tRNA(Tyr) deacylase, giving the protein MKILLQRVIKSEVKIDDRTYSSTERGLLLFIGFTHSDNLNTIDFLVNKVLNLRIFEDDNGKMNLSVMDKQGEIMLVSQFTLYGDTSRGRRPGFENSMKPEKASELFDKTVEYFKRSGLKIGTGVFGAEMQVSLVNDGPVTFLLEKEI